The genomic window ATAACTCCCCACTCAAGCCAACAGCAACAGCACCAGCTTGGATCAGTTCTTGAGCATTTTCTAGGGTGACTCCCCCTGTGGGAATTAAGGGAATATGACCGAGTGGCCCTTGCAAACTCTTAATGTAGCTAGCACCTCCCACCGCTTGTACAGGAAAGACTTTCACACAGCTAGCACCATAAGACCACGCCGTAATAATTTCGGTCGGGGTGAGTGCGCCAGGGATAATTGGTGTATCTTGAGCTACTGCTGCTTGAATCATGGCAGGATCAACATGGGGTGTGAAGAGAAATTGCGCCCCAACAGCGATCGCCTCTTGCAACTGCTGTACATTAAATAATGTCCCCGTCCCAATGGTACATTCGGGTAATTTGCTGCGTAGGTGCGTAATTAATTCGCCGGCGCGATCGCTATTCCAGGTAATTTCAATCAGTTTCATCCCCCCATCTGCTACAGCCAAAGCCATTTCCAGTCCTAATTCCAGCTTTGGTGCGCGAATAACTGCAAGCGATCGCTGTTGTTGCAACTGTGATAACCAAACCTGATTAGACATTTCGATATTTCCCAAAGTTTCTGGCTGTTTTAAGGATGCAGAATTTGCATTTTAGCTGTTCAGCCCCTAGATAGGTCATCAACTAGCAGCAGATGAGTTTTTCTCTGCTGTGCAGAACGCTCGATTAGTTAAAAATGCCGAGGCTTACTATCGCTCAATGTTTAGTGGGCGAGTTTCATCATGGAATATTCGCGATCGCCATATGGCAGAAATGCTAGAACAGCTAGTTGAACATTTAGATCAACGAGGAACACCCAGCAAAGTCGTTGTTTGGGAGCATAATTCCCACCTAGGAGACGCAAGAGCCACAGATATGGGAAAACTGGGTGAAGTAAATGTGGGTCAATTAGTACGCGATCGCTACGGACAAGATGCAGTGCTAATAGGGTTTAGCACCTACACAGGAACAGTCACAGCCGCTTCTGATTGGGGCGGAACAACGGAACTTAAGCAAGTGCGTTCCGCTTTAC from Nostoc sp. UHCC 0870 includes these protein-coding regions:
- a CDS encoding bifunctional 4-hydroxy-2-oxoglutarate aldolase/2-dehydro-3-deoxy-phosphogluconate aldolase; amino-acid sequence: MSNQVWLSQLQQQRSLAVIRAPKLELGLEMALAVADGGMKLIEITWNSDRAGELITHLRSKLPECTIGTGTLFNVQQLQEAIAVGAQFLFTPHVDPAMIQAAVAQDTPIIPGALTPTEIITAWSYGASCVKVFPVQAVGGASYIKSLQGPLGHIPLIPTGGVTLENAQELIQAGAVAVGLSGELFPKQLIIQRNWQAIAQLASELLRNLA
- a CDS encoding erythromycin esterase family protein, giving the protein MQNARLVKNAEAYYRSMFSGRVSSWNIRDRHMAEMLEQLVEHLDQRGTPSKVVVWEHNSHLGDARATDMGKLGEVNVGQLVRDRYGQDAVLIGFSTYTGTVTAASDWGGTTELKQVRSALPGSYEALFHQTGIPQFLLLLWDNNPAITSLREPRLERAIGVIYQPETERISHYFYACLPDQFDAVIHIDDTRGVEPLDRTAYWEMGEAPETFPSAL